GCCCGGCGCCTCGTTGAAGACCGTCTCCACCACCCGCATCGTCTCCTGCTGGGCGGTGAGGTTGCCCAGGCTCGCCTGCTGCCGGGTCAGGCGCTGGACCATGAACTGGTCGTACTGGCGCTTCACCGTCTCCGGCCGGACGCCGTTGCCCATGACGCCGGCGCCGGTGAGGACCGGGATGTTGGGCGCCAGCGTCAGCTGCTGGCGGGAAAAGCCCGGGGTGTCCGCGGAGGCGACGTTGTGGGAGGTCACCTGCATGGACATCTGGTAGGCGAGCAAGGCCTCCTTGGCGATGGTGAAGACCGAGCTGATGCCAGGCATAAGGGTCAGACCTCCCGGCTGATGCGGGTCGGGGTCTGGGCCGCGGTGCGCACCCGGCCCCGCTGGCCATAGACCGAGGGCGGTGCCGCCGGGGTGGTGAGGATGGCGATGGCATCCCCCAGATAGCCCAGGGTGTCCTCGATGAACCGCTTGTTGAGCCCGTTTTGCTGGACGATCTCGTCCTTGGCCGCGAGAAGGGCCCGGCGATGGCGGCGGAGGCGGTCGCCCTCGTCACCGCCGGCCGCGGCCGCCAGGCCAGACAGGGTGACGGGCCCATCCTGCCCCGGCCGGGCCAGGCCCCGGGCCAGCTCCTGCAGGGAGTCATCCAGGAGCCGGATCTTCAAGAGCTGGCTTTCCTTCTGCTTGCTGGTTTTGATGACCCCCTCCATGCTCATGGCCAGAAGAGCGGTCTGCTCGGCCTGGAGGATCTCCAGGAGCCGCCGGTACTGGGCCTCCTCCTGGTCGAGGAGATCAAAAAGCCTGGCCGGCAGGGGGCGGGTGGCGTTGGGCGAGGGCGTAAAGGGGCGGTCCATGACAGGGCTCACTCGTCTTGGGGAGGAAGGCGGCGGGACAGCTGGTCAAACAGCAGGCGGCCGATGCCGATGCCCGGCTCCTCGGCCAGGCGCTGGGCCATCTCCCGGTCCAGCATCTGCCGGTAGACGTCCTCGGCAAAGCCGCCGGAGAAGAGGCCATCCTTGGGCACGGTTCGCCGCATCTGGTTGAGGAGCTTCTCCAGGATGAGGCCCTCGAACTCCGAGGTCGCCTGGGCGAGCCGGGCCCTGTTTCTTCCATCGGTCGAAAGGGGCGCGGCCTTGAATGTCGGGGGCAGGGCAGCGGGCTTGGGCATGGCTAGATGATGGACAGGTCGGCCTGCAGGGCACCGGCCGCCTTGATGGCATGGAAGATGGCGATGAGGTCCCGGGGGTTGACGCCCACAGCGTTCAAGGCCCGCACCACCTCGGTGATGGTGGGGCCGCCGTCCAGGACCACCAGACGGTCCGGCTCCTCGGCCACAGCGATATCGGTGGCCGGCACCACCACCGTCTCGCCGGCGCCCAGCGGGGCCGGCTGGGAGACCTGGGCGCCGGTGCGGATCTCCAGGCTCAGGTTGCCGTGGGAGACCGCCACCCGGCCGATGCGCACGTTCTCGCCCATGACCACGGTGCCGGTGCGCTCGTCCAGCACCACCCGGGCCGGCATGTCCGGCACCACCTCCACGCTCTCCACCGCGGCCAGCAGGCCGACGATATCGCCCGCATAGGCCTCCGGCACGCGGATGCGCAGGGTGGCGCCGTCCTCGGCCCGGGCGAAGTCGCCGGCAAGCTGGCGGTTGACCGCCTGCACCGCCCGGCTCATGGTGGTGAAGTCCGGACTGGCCAGGCTCAGCACCAGCTCGCTGCGTCCCGCCAGGGCCAGGGGCACCTCCCGCTCCACAGTGGCGCCGCCGGGAATCCGGGCCACGGTGGGGTGGTTCTTCTGCACCGCGGCGCCGCCACCACCGCCCACCGCAAAGCCGCCCACCGCCAGGGGACCCTGGGCCACGGCATAGACCTGGCCATCCAGGCCCTTCATGGTGGTGGCGAGCAGGGTGCCGCCCTGGAGGCTGGTGGCATCCCCCAGGGAGGAGACCAGGACGTCCACGGTCTGCCCCACCTTGACGAAGGGCGGCAGCTTGGCGGTGATCATCACCCCGGCCACGTTCTTGACCTTGAGATCCTGGGGCCGGACGTGCACCCCCAGTTGCTCCATCATGTTGGCCAGGCCCTGGGTGGTGAAGGCGGCCTTGCTGCCGTCGCCGGTGCCGTTGAGGCCCACCACCAGGCCGTAGCCCACCAGCTGGTTGTCCCGCACCCCTTTGGTCATGGCCAGGTCCTTGAGCCGGGCCGCCCCGGCCGCGGCCGGCAAGAGGGCCAGAAGAACGAAGACCGGAAGGATTCGGTGCATAACAGGCCTCCCGACTGGGCGCTAGAACGGCCAGATCACATCCAGGGTGCGGGCCAGCCAGCCTGGACGCTGCTTGTCCCCGACCACCCCGCGGCCGGTGTATTCGATGCGGGCGTCGGCCACATGGGTGGACGGGATGGAGTTGTCCACCCCGATGTCCGCCGGCCGGACGACGCCGGTCAGGATCAGGAACTGGGTCTCGTTGTTGACCTGGATCTCCCGGTAGCCGCGGATGACCAGGTTGCCCTCCATGGTGGTCTCCACCACCCGGGCCGAGATGGTGGCCGTGACCTTGGAGTCCCGGGTGGTCTCACCCTTGCCGTCGAAGTCGTTGGTCAGCCCGGCAGACAGGGCGGTGGCGGCCGAGAAGCGGGGGTTCTTGTCCTCCAGCGCCTGCTCGAAGCCGAACAGGCTGGTCAGCTGGCCGGTGACGGTGGAGCTGCGCTCGGTCTTGGTCTCGGCCTTCTTCTGGGCCGTGGAGGTCTCGACGATCTTCACCAGCAGGATGTCGCCCACCCGGCTGGCCCGGCTGTCCCGGTAGAGATCGACACCGGTGCGGGCGCTGTAGATGGTGCCCTCCTGGCGGGGCGGCGTCTCGGGCGGCGGCTCCGGCAGGGCCAGCCGCTCCGGCAGCGGCGGACCGGACACCGCCGGCCCTCCTGGGCTGGCGCATCCGGACAGGAAGAGCGTCAAAACACCGGCGAAGACGAGGAGGCGCATGGACCGATCTCCTTGGGGGCACTGGGTTGTCACAGGGCGCTCCGTACCGTGCGGCTGTCCACCACCTCGGCCAGGATCTCCCGGCGGCTGCCGAGGTTCTGCACCCGCACCCGATCGCCGGCCGCACCCGCCTCCCGCACCTCGCCGGT
This window of the Thermodesulfobacteriota bacterium genome carries:
- a CDS encoding flagellar protein FlgN, with protein sequence MDRPFTPSPNATRPLPARLFDLLDQEEAQYRRLLEILQAEQTALLAMSMEGVIKTSKQKESQLLKIRLLDDSLQELARGLARPGQDGPVTLSGLAAAAGGDEGDRLRRHRRALLAAKDEIVQQNGLNKRFIEDTLGYLGDAIAILTTPAAPPSVYGQRGRVRTAAQTPTRISREV
- a CDS encoding rod-binding protein, translating into MPKPAALPPTFKAAPLSTDGRNRARLAQATSEFEGLILEKLLNQMRRTVPKDGLFSGGFAEDVYRQMLDREMAQRLAEEPGIGIGRLLFDQLSRRLPPQDE
- a CDS encoding flagellar basal body P-ring protein FlgI, encoding MHRILPVFVLLALLPAAAGAARLKDLAMTKGVRDNQLVGYGLVVGLNGTGDGSKAAFTTQGLANMMEQLGVHVRPQDLKVKNVAGVMITAKLPPFVKVGQTVDVLVSSLGDATSLQGGTLLATTMKGLDGQVYAVAQGPLAVGGFAVGGGGGAAVQKNHPTVARIPGGATVEREVPLALAGRSELVLSLASPDFTTMSRAVQAVNRQLAGDFARAEDGATLRIRVPEAYAGDIVGLLAAVESVEVVPDMPARVVLDERTGTVVMGENVRIGRVAVSHGNLSLEIRTGAQVSQPAPLGAGETVVVPATDIAVAEEPDRLVVLDGGPTITEVVRALNAVGVNPRDLIAIFHAIKAAGALQADLSII
- a CDS encoding flagellar basal body L-ring protein FlgH, which produces MRLLVFAGVLTLFLSGCASPGGPAVSGPPLPERLALPEPPPETPPRQEGTIYSARTGVDLYRDSRASRVGDILLVKIVETSTAQKKAETKTERSSTVTGQLTSLFGFEQALEDKNPRFSAATALSAGLTNDFDGKGETTRDSKVTATISARVVETTMEGNLVIRGYREIQVNNETQFLILTGVVRPADIGVDNSIPSTHVADARIEYTGRGVVGDKQRPGWLARTLDVIWPF